CGGCGCGTGTACTGCCGACAGTGCTTCCAACCAGCAGGAGTGCTGCGGCTGTCAGGACCAGGGCAGGTTTCTTTGGAAATGATTTCTTTTTCTTTTTCATTCTCATTACCTCCTACTCTGTCGTCTGTGTGCTGTCGTCTTTAAAATCATAGACTGGATTACCGTTCTCGTCGTAGAGAACCGGTGTGCATTCCTGGATGACTACGATGTTAAATTCTTCTGGTTTGTCATTTACTGACGGGAATGTGTATTTGATGTTGAGTTCCGTTTCCGTTTTCTTTCCTGCCGGAAGTACTTTATCGTAATACCAGTAGCCCTTATCACCTGCTGTCCATCCGCCGTTTGGTGCGTTATAAGTAAGCTCTACCGGTGCAAATGCTTTGACTCTTACGAAACAGTCATAATCACCGGTATTTTCAATTGTAATGTGCTTCCCGTTTTCATCAACGTCTTCTTTCGGGACTGTCTCAGTAAATCCCATATTCATTTTCACACCGCCACCGGCTGTCGAATAGGTTGTAAAATACGCCATCGCGCTTCCAACTGCCAGGGTTCCGGTAAGAGCAAGTGTTGCTGCTGCCATGATAAGTGGTTTCTTATGTAACTTTCTCATTCCGACTCCCCCTTCCTAGTTCTTTTCTGCCGGTTCGGTGTACTGATACTGACCATTTTCGTCCAGTTTGAAATTATTTTTTACACCGTAGCCGCCATTGGTACGTCCATCGTGTTTGTTGATAAATGAAACCTCTGCCGGTTTGAATTCTACTTCGGTTTCTTTTTCAGGATTAGCAATGATGTCTGTTTCCTGACTTTTAGCAGAAGCGAGTTCATAGCTTGCACCGCTGTAAACCTCCGTTACCGTGACATGAGATCCAGCAGGAATTTTTTCAATCGTTACAGAATGGCTGCCTGCTGCATCGAAGGTAAGCTCTTCGATTCTGGTTTCTTTTTTATTATCCAGTGTTGTGATATCGATCTGGAATACGAACGTTGCATTGTTACCGAAGGTAGCATTGTGATCTACCAGTTCCTTGTTGATCACCAGATTACCGTATCTTACGTGCTGTTCCGGTTTCAGACCAACTGCACTGTTGTGTTCTTTGGTCAGATCGTAGATCCAGTCATCACTTGCACCGTTACCACTGTAGTAATTATTGGTCGGAAGTGATACAAGGTAAGGAGTAAAAGTATAAGTGTAATTTGGTGTAATTACTTTTGGTGTATCTACAAGGTAAAGTCCTGTATCCAGTCCTGTTGCAGTACCTCTTCCCTGTGTCAGTGTGGTTGTAGTTGGCTCTGTGTCATCCTTCAGCAATTTCTTCGCTTCTGCTGCACGTTCTGCCCAGGTAGCAGCTGCCGCATCCAGGTTATCAGCACTTACGGATGAAAGATCCAGTTTTGAAAATGCACCGATTCCGGTATAGTTGCCGGATTCATCAACCGAAGCAACTTTATACAGTTTTACCGGAATGCTTGCGCTTAGAAGTTCACTGCTGTTCCCACTAATGTCGAATTCGATAGAACACTTCTGTCCGGTATTGATCGCGCTTGCGGCTTTCGCACCCGGAAGAGTGAGCAGTGGAAATGTAAGAGCGACAGCTAAGAGAAAAGTACTTCCCTGTTTTAATCGTTTATTCATCATCGCCTCATGTCCTCCTTAAAAAATCTTGGTTATTCTTTGTGAGCTTTTCTCTTGGAAAGGAATCGCAAGAGAATGATCACAAGAATCGTGATTGAAAGTCCTAAAATTAAATAAAGCATATAATAATTCTGAATGGCTTTTACCATAGAATCTGTAACTGATTCGGTAGCATCCTCTTCGCCGTTATATGGAACTCTGGTTCCTCTTACGAGAAGACGATGGGAGTTGACTCCATATGGTGTACAGGTAAATAAAGTTACCTGGTCTTTTCCTTCTTCAATCTGGAGTGCTTTCTCCAGTGTTTCATGATCGTCTTTGTCTACCATCGGAAGAATCTGGTCTACCTTGTAGGCAAGGACTTCATCCAGTACATGGATGTAAAATTTATCGCCAACTTCGAGCTGATCGATATCGGTAAAAAGCTTTGCGCTTGGAAGTCCACGGTGAGCTGCGAGAACACTGTGGGTACTCTCCCCTCCGATCGGAAGCTTTGTGCCGTTCAGATGTCCGACACCGGTCTGCAGATCCTTGTCACCGGTACCATGGTAAATGGCAAGCTTGATGTTGATCTTCGGAATGGAAAGATATCCCATTACTCCGTCATCTGCAACGTTCAGGATCTTCCAGTATTCGGTGTCTTTGATGTCATTTTCATCTTCACCGAATACATCTCCGTAGAGGTTGTTCTGCTGAATGGTATCATTGAAAGCTTTTGCCTTTTCCCACTCAGAGGTGAAGTCCTCCGGTTCCATGTCCTGTATTGTATTGTCATAGCTGCTGATCAGCTGATTCTGTCTGTAGGTGTTCCACTGGTTGGATACCATCGGATAGATCAGAATCCCAAATCCTATCAAGAATAACAGACCGAAAAGGAAGGTTGAGATTTTTCTTTTCATAGGCATATTCCCTTTCTCGTTCTTATTCTCTTTTTAAGAGGTCTCATTTTTCTCCTTTTGAAGCTTCTTCTCCTTTAAGTATAACACAAGGATGAAGATTGTGGTAATTACAAGACCAATAATTACCCATAAAAGATAATTTGTATGAAGACTGATTCCGCTGAGCGGTGTCTTCTCATCGGCAACTTCCTGTTCCACATAAGGTACTCTGTGACCACGGACCAGAAGCCGCTCGGTATTGACTCCGTATGGAGTACAGGTAAGAAGTGTTACAAGATCTTTTCCTTCTTCTACTGCAAGAGAGGAAGTTTCTTCCGGTTTTACTACGGAAATCTTGTCGACTTCATAACATAATGTTTCGTTTAATACATGGATCAGAAAATGATCGCCTTCTTCCAACTGATCCAGATCGGTAAAAAGAGACGCACTCGGAAGTCCACGGTGTGCGGAGATAACGGCGTGTGTACTTTTACCGCCGATTGGAAGAGAGCTTCCTTCCAGATGTCCGGCTGCCTGTTTAAGAACATCTTCATCGGTAGTGTGGTAGATCGGAAGCTTGATGTCAATCTTCGGGATCTCCACGATTCCCATCATCTCGTCACCGGCAATATTCAGAGCATCCATGTAGGACTGGTCTTCTTTGTCACTGGCTGCGGCTACTGCAAATGAATCAGGAAGGATACTTGGAAGTAAGGCTTCATTGTAAGCTTCTGCTTTCTGCAGTTCTGCATCATAATCAATCTCATGTGCTGCATCCTTTTCCGATACAGTCTGTTCATAACTGCTGATCAATTGCTTCTGCCTGTAGTTATTCCACTGGTTTGCAACGAATGGATACAGCAGTAAGGACAACCCGGCTAAAAATATGATGCCAATAATCAGTTTGTTTGTTTTGCGTTTCATCCGAACTCTCCTTGCTGTTGTATTATTTTTTAGGAATCCGGGGCGACCTGCCCCGGATTCAGTATCTGATTATAAATAATTATTGCAATTATTTGTTGTCTGATTTCTTGCGGCTTGCGAAGAACAGACCAGCTGCTGCGATCATGATAACGCATCCAGCGATTGTGAAGATTGTTGTACCGATACCACCGGTTGATGGAAGAGCGGAAAGTTTTGTGTTGGTAATAGTTGTTATACCGCTTTCACCAAAGTCAGTGAAACTATAAGTTGTTGTAATAGTAGTTATCTTTGTTGCTGAATCTTTTACTGTATTAGTTGTTGGTTCATTAGCTGTAGCACCAGATAAATGATGTTCGATACCATCAATTTTATATCCGGAAGGAGCCTGTGTTTCAACAATATAGTAAGTAGTGTCCTGAGCATCAAGACCATTAAATGTAGCAATACCGTTATCATCTGTGGTTGCAGTAGCAACTACCATATCGGTGCCATTTACAACTCTATGTAATGCAAATACAGCACCTTCAAGTGTAATTGTAGAATCAGTGAGGTCAACTTTCTTGATTGTTGCTTTTACAGGAGTTGAAATAACAATGTATTCTGTTTTGGTAGGAGTACCATCATGAGTACTTGCAGTTTCTGAAGTAACCTTATTTTTCAGAGGAGACTCTGAAGACACAGATTCAGATACTTTTGCGTAATAAGTAATTTCAACAGTTGCGCCAGCTTTGTTGTAATCGTAGTTAAAATTAACTGTTAAAGTATCGGTTTCATTCGAATCAGAAACGGTGTAATCAGTACGTGCAGCAGGAGCACCATTAATAGTTACAGTTACAGGATGAGTGGCATCGATTAAGAAGTTAGCATTTGTTAAAGTATCAGTTACTTTAAATAATACGTCTTCATAATTTGAAGAATAAAATGGATAGTTAGCATTTACAGTATACTTTACAATATCTCCAGCAGCAACAGACTGACCATCAGCAGAAATTGCTTTTCTTACCTGATTTTCTTCACCTTTAGCAGTTACATTAACATCTGTTGTAGAATCAACAGGAACATAAGCAAGCATTGGTGCGTAAGTCCAACCTTCTTTATCAGCGATGATTAAATATACACCACCTTTAGTAGCGGTAAACTGATTTCCAGTAATAGTAGTGGTAGCATTTAATCTAAGACTTTCTAAAAGAGCACTAAGCTTAGTATTGCTAGTGATTTTACCCTGAGCAGCATTTGTATCAGGTGTATTTTGGAGTAAATCTTTAATAGTTAATCCAGCGTCAGTAAAGGCTTTTTCAAAACCAGGAACTATTTTCCAACCATCTTCAGAACCTCTATCCGGTTCAACAATTTGTACATACGTCAGAGTAGCACCGTCAGCGCCGGAAATTTTTACAGTAGCATTTGTTGTTTCGTCAGCTGCAAATGAAGTCATACTCATTCCGAGTACCATTGCCAGTGTTAATAACACTGCAAATAATTTTTTCATCTTTTTCATATTGTTGTCTCCTTTTCTTTTAGGGCTATGCCCGATTTATTGTCCCCTCATAAGGGAGAATAACGTTGTTTGTGGCTTGGGAGCCACTGAAAAGTAAATTGTTCAAATTATCTTTCCAGCACCTCCCTGCATTTGTTTTTATATAAGATCCATGCGGCTGCGAACATAAGTAAGATACCGCCAATCATATACAGGTAAATTCCATTGCCTCCGGCTGATGGGAGGTCGTATAAAGGTGTGTTCTCAAACTGATATAAAGTAATTGTTGTTGTGCCAGCTGTTTGAGAATTTGTTTTTATAGTTGTTCCTGCGCTACTTGTAATACTCTTTAAAGAACCATTCTTTTTAATAACTACAGTCCAGGTTTCTGTACTCTTTGCATAACCTACTGGAGCATATATTTCTTTTAAAGTATAGGTTCCAACTTGCATCTTTTCCATTAATGGAGTATTGGTATTTTCATCAGTATAAGATGTATACCAATTTACAAAACCATTTTGATTAGATACACCAATATAAGTATTGTTTGCAGATTTAAGCTCAAAACGAGCACCTTTAAGTTTTAAGTTACTGTTAGTTGAACTGGTCTTCTGAATTCCCCAATTACTAATTACATTTTCATTTGTGTAAGTTACAACACCTAACTGTCCGGCACCGTCTGTTGAATCTTGCTTCCAAGTATGATTTTGATCGTCCTTTACAATAACATTTGTATTATTTGTATTATTACCCATAGTAAATGTTACTGTATCACCAGTTATGTTTTTGTTATTGCTCCAACAGTTTGTAGTATCGCCAATTACAACATTTTCTATAGCATAATCAGTTTGGTCATTTTCTGAAAGCTTATAGTTTCCGCGTGGCAAATTTTTAATTGCAATTTCACCAGATGACTTATTAGCAGATACAGTTACTGTAATTGTTGAAGTAGCTGTTCCATTGGTTATTTCATCAGCTGTTCCTGGACGATAAGCCTTTAAAGTAGCATCCCACAGTACTGGATAATCAGTATCATATTTCTTTAAAGTGAAAGTAAATTGCCTATCTTCTGTACTTGATGTTGCTAATTGTTTAGTAAGCTTAATTTCACCTTTGATAACGTTAATTTTGTAAATACCATAATTTTTAGTATCATCATTTTTATTTACAGCTACAGTACTATGAGTGCCGCCACCAGAAATGTATGTTATACTATCTTTTGTTGTATTTGCTTTACTTTCAGATGTAGGCTCATTGGTCTTATAAGTAACTTTTAAATAATAAGATGTTGTATCATCAGGTGTGATCTTTTCCATCTCATCTGGAGTAATTGAAGTAGTTAAATCTGACTTTGTAAACCATTCTAATGTAAGTCTCTTATTATCTATAAGGTTCTTAAAATCTGTTTCACTTAAAGTACCATTCTCATATGAGGTAACATCTCCACCACCAAAAAGTTTTCCGAGAACATCTTTATCAGTAGGAATGGAATCTGCTTTGAAGATGGTTGCGGTATTGTTATCAACTTTTAATTGTGATTTTACGTTGACAGTTGGTTGTGGGAATAACTTAGTCGTGTAATCTGCTTTTGTGGTTACTTTATAAGTTATACCAGATTGTGCGCCATTTGTAGTTACGTTGTTATCACCGATAAATGTATCTTTTGCTTTTACCTGGAATGTTTTAGTCCAAGTTGGTTTTCCATCAGTAGAATAGTTAATCGTCTGATTTTTCCAAGTGATATAATAACCAGACGTTTCATCACCAGCAATTGTTACATTTGAATCTTTGTTCAGTTCTTTTTTAGTTTCTTCGGTTAATTCAAATCTTGGATCAATATAATCTGTAATAGTAGCATTTTCTACACTAAGTGGAGTATTACTATTTGTTGTCTGTCCAAGAATCTGAGTAAAGATTGTATTAAGGTGAGATGCATCATTAGCGTTATAAGCCATATTGTCATCTGCGTTTGCTTGCAGGTAATCCTTTGCGGCTTTAAGTCCCGTATTTGTTTCATCTAATCCTACTCCAACTGTAATTAATTTCGTATTTGTAGATTTAATTTTATTTATTGAAGTAGTAATCTGATCATAGGTTACACCATTTGGACATCCATCTGTCAATAATACAACGTATCGTTTTAAATTAGATGTATTTTGATCATTGTTCAGAATCTTATACGCTCTATCAAGACCTTCATTTTGATGTGTTCCACCAGATGTTTCCATGGCATTGATTGTTTCGGTTATATATGCAGAGTCTTTACCTACATTTTTAAAATCGAACTGTTCTGTTGCAGTCTTATTGAATGTTACCAATGCAATCTCACTATTCGGTGAACTTTGTGCCAATTGAGTAGTAAAATTAGTAGCTGCTTGTTTTAAATAGTAGAATCTGTCATTTGCATCATTTGTTGTATAATACAAGCGCTCTTTGTTATCAGTTAATTTTTCACCTAGCCCTTCTTTACTATCATCAATATAATACCAATTTCCATCAGAGTATTTAACTCTATACATTGTCGCAGCATCTGTTGAAAGAACATAATAATAAGTTTCTTCTTTATCAAGAGCATCTGTAGTGCATGTCTTGTAAGGAACTAAAGAACTTCTAAAATGCATAGATCCAGATGTATCAAGTACAAATACAATTTTTACAGGTTCTGGTTCTTTGGATGTTATTTTTGTATAATTAGAAGATGCATTTAATGTAATGTTATAAGTTCTATCATCCCAATTATCAACTTTTGCTGTTTTACTTGTCTGAAGATCACCTTCTATTAATTCTACATCAACTTGAATAACTGGTTTCTGATAATCTTCTGTTTGAGGTTCATTAGTTTTTGTATTAGTATAAGTTACTGATGAATTATGGTTTGTATTATCATTGGAAGGGAAACCTTTTTTACCAGAAGAAGAATCATTTGCATTTCCCATCGTTCCATAATTACCATCAGCTGAAGCATCCGTATTGGAATCTCCTGTATTAGTATAGGCTTTATCAGTTTTATATTTTTCTTCGGCTGATGTAGTAGGTTTTACGTCAGTTATTGTGATGTAGTAATAAATATCGTCTTTAAGTTCATAATTCTCACCCAAGCTCCAAGTTACCTGCTTTTTAGCTGAATCATATTTTACGGTTCCAAGGTTCTTTTCATTTATTGATACAGCTTTTCCATTTGTACTGATAAGGTCTTCATCGGTTAATGGAATTTCTTGCTTTCCTTGATTTTCGTAAGTATCGTGATCGTTCGCAGTTGTCTTTTTAACCATTCGGAGTTGTAATTTAGTATTAGCAGTCGTTTCAACATATTCACTTAAAGTATCCTTAATAGTAACATTTTTACAAGGAAACTTCTGAATGTCTGCTGCTATTTCGCTAAATTTCGTGGACAAGTTTGAACCAGAAGAATCTGAATTAAATACGGTGTCTTTGGTAGTTGCATTTACTTTATTCGCAACATTTTGTAAAAGAACAGTAGCTGAATCAGGAACCTTTTGCTGATCCGAGTAACTGTCGTAGGAATATTTTTCTACCGATTTTAACCCGATTCCTACAGGAATTATTCTGTCACATTTAAGTTTTGCAGCTGCGTCAAGTGCATGTTGATATACTCTATAACTAGTACTGCTACCAGGGCCAGCATAACTTGTGCCAGATTTATAAAAAGTAGGTTGCCCATCAGTTAAAAATACTATAATTTTTTCGGCATCAGCCCGAGTACCACTTGATAAAGCTTCTTTTGTTTTTACTAAACCATCTTCATAGTTTGTACCTTGGTCTTCTTTAATAGAATAATTAGATAAAGTTGATTTTACGGTTTCTCCGGTTGTCCAGTTAGTTTGTATTTGTGCAGTAGTTCCAAAAGTAACTAAACGGTAATTGACATCTACGGTTGTTTGACTGGAAAGAGTATCTATTAGTTTATTAACAGCAGTTTTACTATTTCTCCATTTATTGTTATTACTCATGGAAGTAGAAGTATCCATTATTAGTACAATGTCAAATTTCTTTTTAGAACTAGTTGTTCCTTTTTTACTAGAAACATTCAACGTTAAATCATAATTATTTCCATCTTTCTTTTTGATATATTTCTGATGGGAAAGCTGTGGTGCTGTATCCTCAATTGTTCCACTGCCAGTACTACCAGTAGATTTTGCGGTATAAACTAGATAAATATTTTTGGTGGTAGTAGAATAAGATAGAGTTTCAATCTTATTATCTTTTCCGTTATATAAAGTTAATTTAGCGCGCTTACCAGAACTACCATTTGTAACAGCAGACGTAACAGTCTTTCCGGATATTTTATCTACCTTTGCATATTTATAATCATAATTATCAATTATTTCAACATAATCAGAAAAAGATATGTCAGAGTTATAATTAAGTGTTGCATCAGATGATAGAGTTGTTGGAAGTTCGTTACCTTTTTCATCAACATGATGAAGAGTCAGCTTAAAGTAAGTGGCGGAGTCTTTTTTCCATGTAATTGTAAAGGTTGAAAAACTATTTGTAACAAATGCTGCTTTTTCAACTTCTTTAGTTTCAGTTGTTTCTACTGTTGCTTCTTTTGTCTCATCTGCAACCATATCAACAACTTCTTTAACCTCACCCTGTTCGTCTTCTTCCAGATGCATAACAGTTACATCAAGGTTCTGTTCATCGTTCTTTTCTTCAAGGGCTTTCTTTGCTTCTTCTGGGATTTCTGTCTTTTTATAATCCATGGAAATTTTCACATTTCCATTCGGCTCCATCTTGTTTCCATCTGCATCTACGAAAGTAATATCGTAAGCAAGGAAACCTGCGATATCGTAAGTTTCGTTTTCAGCTTTTTCATTCAGCTTTTTCTCTGTGTGATCATACTGATCATTCAGTTCTTCAGCTTTTGCTTTTTCTTCATCACTCATGGAATCAGTGATTTCTTGTTTGATGACAGGAGTAACAGAAAGTGTTGCACCTTCCGGAATATTACCGGATTCAACAGCATCGACTGTTATCTTTACATTATCATCTTCATAAGTAAGCTGCTGAATCGGCTGTGCCTCTTCTGCTGCCGGCTGTTCAGCCGGTGCCTCAACTGTAGGAGCTTCTGTCTCAGGCTGCTGTTGTTCCGGTTGCTGCTCCTCTTGTTGTTGTTGTTCCGGTTGCTGCTCCTCTTGTTGCTGTTGCTCTGAGGAGTTCACCGCTGCCTCATCTCCTGTAGCCTCATCTGCCGCCGGTTCTGCTACTGCTTCGGTCTGACTCTGGCTGTCTGTGTTCTGTGGCTCATCAGCAAAAGCTGATGTTGCACTGCTAAGCACTAATACCATGCAAAGCATGAATGCTATTAAACGTTTCTTTGTATTACTTTTCATGGCGTCCTCCTTCTATTCCTCAATTCTGACTTCATAATTGTTATCAAGTGCTCCGTCTATCAGCTTCAATAATTCAAGGGCACTGCGGAAATGCTGCTCTCGCTGCTCTTCCACCCAGGTAACGCTGCCCTGCCAGGTACCGTTCTGCTGATCCATGATTTTTATTAAAAAAGTTCTTGTATTTTTTTGCTTTTTATTCATGTCAGTTTTCATCTGCCCTTCCTAATTATTTAGACTTTTTTATCTTATATAGGTATTGTATCTGACAAAGCATTACGTGAATCATTACCAATAACGAAAAATATTAACTTTTTTAAGTTATAACAAGAAATAGTCATGTTTTTGTAATAATATAATGATTTGATACCAGGGTCAAAAGGTCAGAAAGCCGATGCAAGCTTGCTTGCAAGAGGATTTTTGACCTCTTGACCAGCCAAAAACATGAGTAAGTAGCCTTTTTTCAAAGAAAAATGAGCGGATTACGAATGTTTTTGAGGATTGCGAGAGTGCAAAGCACGTAGCAATCTGGTATCAAAGGGGTCAAAATACCTTTGAACCCCAACATCATGATTTGTAGGAGTGCGTAATATTTGTGTCTGACTCTACTATATGTATTGGGATATTAGAATAGAAGTAAAAGTGGGGAATAATGTGATGGAAGTGCAAAAAGTATAGATTGAGGGGAGCGCATAGAAAAGGAGTGATCTGGTTATAGCGGCGAGGGAGAGGAATTTTCCGGACAAAAAGATCCCGTGACTGATATAGGGGAGATGCACTGCATCTTAGACGGTGATCAGTCACGGGATGGGGTAAGGGTTATTTAGTTTTTATTCAATGCCAAATTCTTTTAATAATTTCTTTTGGTATTCAATGTCTTTTGCGGCATGTTCCAGATCGTTGTAGCGTTTGGCATTTAGAAGACATATGGTTAACTGGTTTAATTCTGCTCTGGTTTCAGCGCGTCCTTCCATAAGTCCTTCTTCTCTACCTTCTTCTCTGGCATCTTCCTTCAAGGTTTTCTCATATAAGTCTTTGTCATATGTCGTCAGGATCATATTTGTCACCTCCGCTCGATGTTTCTTGAGAAAATCTGCCAACACGTCCTGATTAATACAGGTATCAATTGCCTTTTCTAATGCATCTTCCACAGAAGGTTCCGATTGTATATATTCCCTGACACATTGGACGAATATGGAATATTCTTCAAGCCTTCTACAGTGCTTCATCAGTTCCTGATTGTGACCATAGTTGATGTTCAACATGGTTGCGGTGCATTCCAGGCAAGGTGCATCGTTATCTGTATTTTCAAAGCAGTCTGAAAGCCTTAACTCCATGGAATCTGGCTGATTTTTTGTACCATTGTAAAAGACAATATATTTCGGTTTTGGAAGCCGGACTCTTTTTTCATGGTAGATCATCAGATTATTATCTGCAACATACCCTTCATATAACCGGGAGAAATAAAAGACTCCGCGAAGCGGCATGTTTGGGTTAAAAGTGCTTAGATGCTCATACAGATTCATGGTTCCGCCAACTAGGAAGGATACATCATTTTTCATGGACAGATAAAGGACATCTTCCAATGTATTTACTTCCAGGTCATCGGGATTCTGATAGTCCGTGTGGTTGATCGCATTATAAAGCTGCAGCAGATCTTCTTTGTTATTAAAGATCATTCTCCATAACCGGTCTTTATACTGCCGGTTGTGGGTTTGTTTGCTATGGCGAGATTTCTTCTTTTGTTTTCTCATTGCTTACCTCCATTATAATAGAAAACAGTTCATAAGTAAATTCGCCATATCTCATGTTTCATGTAGATATATAATTTTTTCTACAATCAAAGAATTCATATATCATATATGATTCGATTTTCTACATACGCCTATTCAAATGGTACTGGAGTTTTTTATGAAAAGCAATTAAGAAAGAATAAAATTATAAGATAATTAAAAGGCACCCTCCGATCACATTCCGTGATCAGACAATGCCTGTATAATTCTTATTCATTCATGTAATGATATCTCTCACAATGCCATTCCTTTAAACTAATGCATTGCTGAGAATTTTAAGCAGTTCAAGTACGCTTACAAACTGTTGTGTAGAGTTACCTTCAATCCAGCGGACGATGCCCTGCCAGGATGAATTCTGGCGGTATCTGACATTGAGAAAGAAAGTCCCTTTTTGTCCACGATTCTCGATGAAATCTTCCGGTGACTGTACTTTATCAAGCCGGTCAACAACTGAAAACTGGGTTGAAGTGAAAGAACGTGCGCTGGTGGATGCCTGTGGAAATTCGAGTTTGTCGAAGAAATCATCAGCTAATTCGATCAGCTGAAGGATATTGGTGAATTTCCAGGGTTCTTTGCTGTAGCAGTGATAAATCCGACCGGACAGCTCTCCATCATTAATATTATCAATACACATGTTAATAAAGTTTGGTGCATACCAACTGATTTGATAGCTTTGTTCCATAAATTATCTCCATTTCTGCCCTGCTGCGAAGATAACATGATTGCAGCTTACCAGGTTTTATTCTCAGTATTGAACTGAATCGGTGAATCTTGCCGGTCTACTTCGGCTACAGAGGACACGAAGTAGTCCAGGTACTGCTTCCAGCTTTTATGCTCTCTGGAGAAGTATCTCTGGATTCTGTCGAAAATCATGCTGCAGTTCTCTTTGTTCGTACCAACGAGAAGTATCAGAAACTGTGATGGGCTGTATTTGGTAAAGGAGTCCCCTTTACGCAGACACTGTTGGATCGTATTCTGAAGCTCGCCTGAAAGAACTTCAAGCTTGTCCGGCTTGTCCATCGGCATTCCTTTTCCGTTGGTGATGCTACATAACATTAAGTATACGGACTGTCCGTTCCTCTCAATGATTCGGGAAACGAGACGGTAACTGTCACGGAAACTTGGCAGGCTGCAGTAAAAAGCACCGCCGCGTATATCGTCCTCTTTCAGACGTTCCTTGATGTCGCCGAGTTCCTGTGGTTTGTAGTTAAGGCGGCTGCTCATCTGCTCGAACTGCTGCATCATATGTTCAGAAGGG
The sequence above is drawn from the Coprococcus comes ATCC 27758 genome and encodes:
- a CDS encoding VWA domain-containing protein, with amino-acid sequence MKSNTKKRLIAFMLCMVLVLSSATSAFADEPQNTDSQSQTEAVAEPAADEATGDEAAVNSSEQQQQEEQQPEQQQQEEQQPEQQQPETEAPTVEAPAEQPAAEEAQPIQQLTYEDDNVKITVDAVESGNIPEGATLSVTPVIKQEITDSMSDEEKAKAEELNDQYDHTEKKLNEKAENETYDIAGFLAYDITFVDADGNKMEPNGNVKISMDYKKTEIPEEAKKALEEKNDEQNLDVTVMHLEEDEQGEVKEVVDMVADETKEATVETTETKEVEKAAFVTNSFSTFTITWKKDSATYFKLTLHHVDEKGNELPTTLSSDATLNYNSDISFSDYVEIIDNYDYKYAKVDKISGKTVTSAVTNGSSGKRAKLTLYNGKDNKIETLSYSTTTKNIYLVYTAKSTGSTGSGTIEDTAPQLSHQKYIKKKDGNNYDLTLNVSSKKGTTSSKKKFDIVLIMDTSTSMSNNNKWRNSKTAVNKLIDTLSSQTTVDVNYRLVTFGTTAQIQTNWTTGETVKSTLSNYSIKEDQGTNYEDGLVKTKEALSSGTRADAEKIIVFLTDGQPTFYKSGTSYAGPGSSTSYRVYQHALDAAAKLKCDRIIPVGIGLKSVEKYSYDSYSDQQKVPDSATVLLQNVANKVNATTKDTVFNSDSSGSNLSTKFSEIAADIQKFPCKNVTIKDTLSEYVETTANTKLQLRMVKKTTANDHDTYENQGKQEIPLTDEDLISTNGKAVSINEKNLGTVKYDSAKKQVTWSLGENYELKDDIYYYITITDVKPTTSAEEKYKTDKAYTNTGDSNTDASADGNYGTMGNANDSSSGKKGFPSNDNTNHNSSVTYTNTKTNEPQTEDYQKPVIQVDVELIEGDLQTSKTAKVDNWDDRTYNITLNASSNYTKITSKEPEPVKIVFVLDTSGSMHFRSSLVPYKTCTTDALDKEETYYYVLSTDAATMYRVKYSDGNWYYIDDSKEGLGEKLTDNKERLYYTTNDANDRFYYLKQAATNFTTQLAQSSPNSEIALVTFNKTATEQFDFKNVGKDSAYITETINAMETSGGTHQNEGLDRAYKILNNDQNTSNLKRYVVLLTDGCPNGVTYDQITTSINKIKSTNTKLITVGVGLDETNTGLKAAKDYLQANADDNMAYNANDASHLNTIFTQILGQTTNSNTPLSVENATITDYIDPRFELTEETKKELNKDSNVTIAGDETSGYYITWKNQTINYSTDGKPTWTKTFQVKAKDTFIGDNNVTTNGAQSGITYKVTTKADYTTKLFPQPTVNVKSQLKVDNNTATIFKADSIPTDKDVLGKLFGGGDVTSYENGTLSETDFKNLIDNKRLTLEWFTKSDLTTSITPDEMEKITPDDTTSYYLKVTYKTNEPTSESKANTTKDSITYISGGGTHSTVAVNKNDDTKNYGIYKINVIKGEIKLTKQLATSSTEDRQFTFTLKKYDTDYPVLWDATLKAYRPGTADEITNGTATSTITVTVSANKSSGEIAIKNLPRGNYKLSENDQTDYAIENVVIGDTTNCWSNNKNITGDTVTFTMGNNTNNTNVIVKDDQNHTWKQDSTDGAGQLGVVTYTNENVISNWGIQKTSSTNSNLKLKGARFELKSANNTYIGVSNQNGFVNWYTSYTDENTNTPLMEKMQVGTYTLKEIYAPVGYAKSTETWTVVIKKNGSLKSITSSAGTTIKTNSQTAGTTTITLYQFENTPLYDLPSAGGNGIYLYMIGGILLMFAAAWILYKNKCREVLER